From Gloeomargarita sp. SKYB120:
TCCCGGGCATGGTGATGGCAACGGCTTGGGGAGCAAAAGGCCAACCGCGTTCTCGAAATACCCGCTGGATTTCCCACATGCCGTTGCGGGGTTCGGGCGTGCTGCCGGATTTGGAAATGACCAGAATCAAACTGGTCTGCAACCGATTGCCTAACTGCTGCACCAACCGGTCAATCCCCGCCGGGTCGGTGTTGTCAATGAAGTGAATGTCCAGCGGGGGATGCACTGGCGCGACGGCTTGGCTAACGAATTGGGGACCCAAGGCGGAACCGCCAATGCCAATGGAGACAATGTCGGTGAATTTTTCCCCGTTGACGGCGCGAATGTCTCCCCGGTGGACCTGCTCGGCAAACCGTTCGACGCGCTCGACAGATTCGCGAATGGCCCGTTGAATCTCTGGCGTAGGGGCTAAATCGGGGTCGCGCAACCAGTAATGCCCCACCATGCGGTTTTCATCGGGGTTGGCAATGCTCCCGGCTTCTAAAGCGGCCATGTCCTGGAACGCGCGGGCAAACTTGGGCTGGAGGTCTTGAAACAACTCGTCTGTGAGACTATCGACGCGGCTCAGGTCCAGGTAGAAGTCCAAACCAGGGTGGTAATACAGCCAATCCTGGTAGCGTTGCCAAAGCGCCTGCTTCATGGTCTGTTCCCCCGTTCAGCCTGGCGCTTTCATCTTATCACCTGGTTTCCGGCGCGTCGCTACCTTCAAAATCTTGACCGCCAAAACGGCTGCGCCAAACCCGTTGTCAATGTTCACCACGGCTAACCCCGGCGCGCAGCTATTGAGCATAGTCAACAGGGGCGCCAACCCTTGCCACTGGGCGCCATAGCCAATGCTGGTAGGAACGCCAATCACCGGCGCGCTGCTCAACCCGGCGACGACCGACGGCAAAGCCCCTTCCATCCCAGCAACGACAATCAACACATCACAGGGTTCAATCTCCGGCCAGCGGGTCAACAACCGGTGAATCCCGGCGACCCCGACGTCTTGAAACAGTTGCCCTTGCACACCCAGGTACTGGAGGGTCACCAGCGCTTCTTGCGCCACTTTCTGGTCGGCAGTCCCGGCGGTGATCACACCGACCAAACCGGGATATTTCACTTGGGGCGTGCCCAGCAGGAGCGTCTCGGCGATGGGGTCGTAGGTGCAATCGGGCAATTGCCGTTGGATGTCCTGCGCTGCTGTTGGACTCACCCGGGTGGCCATCGCCAGTCCAGCCCGCTGGTACATCTGCCAGAGAATGGCGGCAATCTGCGCCGGCGTTTTCCCCAGCCCCCACACCACTTCCGGGATACCGGTGCGCTGCTGGCGCTCGAAGTCGAGGTGGGCAAACGCCTGGACATCATCCGGGAACATGGCCGCCCACAATTGCGAAACCAAACCATTGCCAGACGACATCAACGCCCACAAATCCCGCCGCTTGCAGCAATTCCAGTTGCTTGGCGACTGTGGTCAATTGGTC
This genomic window contains:
- the larB gene encoding nickel pincer cofactor biosynthesis protein LarB, with the translated sequence MSSGNGLVSQLWAAMFPDDVQAFAHLDFERQQRTGIPEVVWGLGKTPAQIAAILWQMYQRAGLAMATRVSPTAAQDIQRQLPDCTYDPIAETLLLGTPQVKYPGLVGVITAGTADQKVAQEALVTLQYLGVQGQLFQDVGVAGIHRLLTRWPEIEPCDVLIVVAGMEGALPSVVAGLSSAPVIGVPTSIGYGAQWQGLAPLLTMLNSCAPGLAVVNIDNGFGAAVLAVKILKVATRRKPGDKMKAPG